A genomic stretch from Telopea speciosissima isolate NSW1024214 ecotype Mountain lineage chromosome 7, Tspe_v1, whole genome shotgun sequence includes:
- the LOC122666640 gene encoding UPF0496 protein At3g19330-like has product MLMRCLTQKSTTVSDPSAVTGKPKPPFRSQSAVNLSQEYTHVVQTNPYKDKWTEIHIHRNNHTSVEASNRFQEAAPPESVVLETEVVSSAHYAQLLSPNKASVDEALSRAKPNNLTRLVSAYFDNSEHTFRICRLLQNTIDDARSLYEALHNLLVILPLDFDSDTSLSQPQCDSVYDVFLQFDVNNNPFPQPGSDNFHNMRRCFSELKLQLDHQVQKSRRRTQLLLKKDLNRIAQLEAAARGTYVLNHDLNTIDRLVARLYDAVESDKFLVRFGLQRGRERYPIQEIIKQLRKSQPNFQHQLEDLEEHVCLCFANVNRARSLLLQEIHHHQTPRPRRTRTI; this is encoded by the coding sequence ATGTTAATGCGATGCTTGACACAGAAATCAACAACTGTGTCAGATCCTTCTGCGGTGACTGGGAAGCCGAAGCCCCCTTTCCGATCCCAATCTGCCGTTAATCTCAGTCAAGAGTACACACATGTTGTCCAAACCAATCCTTACAAAGACAAATGGACTGAGATTCATATCCATCGCAACAATCACACTTCAGTTGAAGCATCTAATCGATTCCAAGAGGCGGCGCCGCCGGAATCGGTGGTGTTGGAGACAGAGGTTGTGTCATCTGCTCACTACGCACAGCTCCTCAGCCCAAACAAAGCCTCAGTCGACGAAGCCCTAAGCAGAGCCAAACCCAACAACCTTACTCGTTTAGTCTCTGCTTACTTCGACAATAGTGAACATACTTTTAGAATCTGTCGTCTCTTGCAAAATACCATCGACGACGCTCGCTCTCTCTATGAAGCCCTCCATAACCTCCTCGTAATCCTCCCTCTCGATTTTGATTCTGATACTTCACTTTCCCAACCTCAGTGCGATTCGGTTTACGATGTCTTCCTCCAATTCGACGTCAACAACAATCCTTTTCCTCAGCCAGGCTCTGATAATTTCCACAACATGAGACGTTGCTTCTCTGAGCTGAAGCTTCAGCTCGATCACCAAGTCCAGAAATCACGCAGAAGGACTCAACTCCTTCTCAAGAAAGACCTCAACCGTATAGCCCAGCTTGAGGCTGCGGCTAGAGGGACTTATGTTCTCAATCACGATCTAAATACTATTGATCGTCTTGTGGCAAGGTTGTATGATGCGGTGGAGAGTGATAAGTTTTTGGTTAGATTTGGGTTGCAGAGAGGAAGGGAGAGGTACCCGATTCAGGAGATTATTAAGCAGTTGCGGAAGAGCCAACCCAATTTCCAACACCAGCTCGAGGATCTGGAGGAACATGTTTGCCTCTGCTTTGCGAATGTTAACCGGGCAAGGTCTCTGTTGCTGCAAGAGATCCATCATCACCAAACTCCTAGACCCCGGCGAACTCGCACgatataa